From the genome of Micromonospora lupini:
CGTACACCTCGACGCCGGCCCGGCCACCGAGCACCTGGAGCTGCCCGACGGCGTTGGGGCGCTGGAGGTCGGCGGCGACCAGCAGCGGCTGGTGCCCCTGGCCCTTGAGCCAGCGGGCCAGCTTGCCGGCCAGGGTGGTCTTACCGGAACCCTGGAGGCCGGCCAGCATGATCACGGTCGGCGGCTGCTTGGCGAACTGGAGCCGTCGCCCCTCGCCGCCGAGCACGTTGATCAGCTCTTCGTTGACGATCTTGATGATCTGCTGGGCCGGGTTGAGCGCCTGGGAGACCTCGGAGCTGCGAGCCCGCTCCTTGACGGCCGCGATGAAGCCCTTGACCACCGGCAGCGCGACGTCCGCCTCCAGCAGCGCGAGGCGGATCTCGCGCGCGGTGGCGTCGATGTCGGCGTCGGTGAGCCGCCCCTTGCCGCGGAGCTTGGTGAAGATCCCGGACAGGCGGTCACTCAAGGTGTCAAACACGCGAACATCCCGTTTGTCAGTGTTCCGGCGGGCACAACGCGGCCGGCACTGCGGAGTCCGGCCACCGCTAGGGTAACCGCCCCGCCGCAGGGCCGCTCTCGCCCGGCCCGGCCCGCTTCCCGGGCCTCACCCCAGGACCAGACCCGACTGGTACGCGAAGACGACGAGCTGGGCCCGGTCCCGGGCTCCCAGCTTGCCCATCGCCCGGCTGACGTGGGTCCGCGCGGTCGCCGGGCTGAGCACCAACCGGGCGGCGATCTCCTCGTTGTTCAGCCCCTCACCGACCAGACCGACGACCTGACGCTCCCGATCGGTGAGGGCGCCCAACCGCGGGTGCGGCCGGGGTGCCCGTGACGGCCTGGTGGCGAACTCCCGCACCACCCGCCGGGTCACCGACGGCGACAGCAGCGCCTCCCCCTCGGCGACCAGCCGGATGGCGCGCAGCAGCTCCGGCGGCCTGGTGTCCTTGGTGAGGAACCCGCTCGCACCGTGCCGCAGCGCGTCGAAGACGTACTCGTCCAGCTCGAAGGTGGTGAGCACCACCACCCGCGTGCCGGTCAGGTCGGGATCGGCGACGATCCGGCGGGTCGCCTCGATCCCGTCGATTCCGGGCATCCGGATGTCCATCAGCACCACGTCCGGCCGGACCTCGCGGGCCAGCTCCACGGCCCGCAGCCCGTCGGCCGCCTCACCGGCGAGCGCCAGGTCGTCCTCGCTCTCCACAAGCGCGCGCAGCCCGAGGCGGACCAGGTCCTGGTCGTCGGCGATCAGCACCCGGATCACGCCTGCGGCTCCACGGGCAGCCGGGCCCAGACGCGGAACCCGCCGTCCGGGCGCGGTCCGATCGTCAGCCGCCCGCCCAGCGCGGCCACCCGCTCCCGCATACCGGCCAGGCCGTGCCCGCCGGTCTCCTCGTCGGCCGCGTCGAACGACCCGGCGGGGACCCCGACGCCCCGGTCGGTGACCTCGACTGTCACCTCGTCGACCCGGTAGCCGACGGTCACCTCCGCGCGAGCCACCCCGGCGTGCCGCAACACGTTGGTGAGCGCCTCCTGCACCACCCGGTACGCGGCCAGGTCCACCGCCGTCGGCAACTCCCGCGGCTCGCCGTCGCGGCGCAGGTCGACGGCGAGACCGGCGCCGGCCAGCCGTTCGCACAGCGCCGGGAGTCGGGCCAGTCCCGGGACCGGTTCGCGCTCCGCGCCCCGACGTACCGCGCCCAACGTGACCCGGAGCTCGTCGAGCGCCTCCCGGCTGGTGCGACCGATCGCGGTCAGCGCGACCTCCGCCTGCTCCGGCCGTTTCGGCAGCAGATGCAGGGCGATCTCCGCCTGCATGCTGATCGCGGCCAACCCGTGCCCCACCACGTCGTGCACCTCCTGAGCGATGCGCAGCCGCTCCTCGTCGGCCTGCCGCCGGGCCTGCGCGACACGATCACGTGCCTGCTCGGCGCGGCTGCGGGCGGCGGCCTCGCGGTTGACCCGCACCACCACACCCGCAGCGAAGGGTACGACCGCCCAGGCCGACGCGGGGAGCACTCCGGTCCAGCCCGGCGCCGGGCCCCGGGACCAGAAGACGTGCGCCAGCAGCACCACGAACGCGCCGACGGTGGCGAGCGCCGCCGGGCGCACCGGCAGCCGCAGGGCCACGGTGAACACCGCGAGCAGGAAGGTGAGCAGAATCGGCCCGTACGGGTAGCCGAGCACCAGGTACGTAGTGGTGGCCACGGTGACCACGGCGAGGACGGCGACCGGGGCACGCCGCCGACCGACGAGCGCCAGCGCGGCGACGGCAATCAGCACCCGGCAGACGGCGTCCACCGGGCTCGACCCGGGCTGGTTGGCCCCCGCGAGCCCGGTGGCGAGCTGCCCGAACCCGAGCAGCGCCAGGGCGAGCACGGCGTCAGCCAGCGCATCCGGCCACACCCGCCGCCCGTTCCATCGCATGGCCGTCATTCTGCCCGCGTGGACGCCCCGTGACGTGCGTCCACGAGCGGTACCGCCCCTACGCCCCAGGGCGTACCCGCTGCCCGCCGCCGGCCCGCGCCCGCCGCCGGCCCGCGCGGCGCTACCCGCCCCGGTCGGCGACGACGGTGTCGCGGGTGCGAGCGGCGGCCCAGACACGCGGTGCCGTGCGCGAGGAATGACCGCACG
Proteins encoded in this window:
- a CDS encoding response regulator transcription factor, yielding MIRVLIADDQDLVRLGLRALVESEDDLALAGEAADGLRAVELAREVRPDVVLMDIRMPGIDGIEATRRIVADPDLTGTRVVVLTTFELDEYVFDALRHGASGFLTKDTRPPELLRAIRLVAEGEALLSPSVTRRVVREFATRPSRAPRPHPRLGALTDRERQVVGLVGEGLNNEEIAARLVLSPATARTHVSRAMGKLGARDRAQLVVFAYQSGLVLG
- a CDS encoding sensor histidine kinase, which produces MRWNGRRVWPDALADAVLALALLGFGQLATGLAGANQPGSSPVDAVCRVLIAVAALALVGRRRAPVAVLAVVTVATTTYLVLGYPYGPILLTFLLAVFTVALRLPVRPAALATVGAFVVLLAHVFWSRGPAPGWTGVLPASAWAVVPFAAGVVVRVNREAAARSRAEQARDRVAQARRQADEERLRIAQEVHDVVGHGLAAISMQAEIALHLLPKRPEQAEVALTAIGRTSREALDELRVTLGAVRRGAEREPVPGLARLPALCERLAGAGLAVDLRRDGEPRELPTAVDLAAYRVVQEALTNVLRHAGVARAEVTVGYRVDEVTVEVTDRGVGVPAGSFDAADEETGGHGLAGMRERVAALGGRLTIGPRPDGGFRVWARLPVEPQA